The Thioalkalivibrio thiocyanodenitrificans ARhD 1 genome window below encodes:
- a CDS encoding GGDEF domain-containing protein, with protein sequence MDQLAKENRRLRSQLDDLLRRVRENESKLNRVQSLALKLMGAAGLAEIIGLLSRDLPRISRLDHVGILLEDITGEVALAIAEANIPVKPGQVELNPAGSLPLRSYVGPYDPRLHAQRCGGRHDLASLAIIPLRRGEQPLGALVLGSRDPQRYLAGLDTYFLEELAAVTAVCIENALNLRRLRELGLTDSLTGLRNRRYFDEQLPLECARAQREGGVLACLFVDIDHFKTVNDAHGHSVGDRVIRDVAQRIARHVRPFDMLARYGGEEFVVLLTRLEFGAVLEVAERIRAAVAGHPVVVEEDLDLSVTVSLGAAQCAVVHGVAVDPASAGRALVDAADQALLRAKQEGRNRVVIGQSLTTHAGYGVREPGQIYDRFRM encoded by the coding sequence ATGGATCAACTGGCGAAGGAAAACCGGCGGCTGCGCAGTCAACTGGATGACCTGCTGCGCCGCGTCCGGGAGAATGAAAGCAAGCTCAACCGGGTGCAATCCCTGGCGCTCAAGCTGATGGGCGCCGCGGGCCTGGCGGAGATCATCGGCCTGCTGTCCCGGGACCTGCCCAGGATCTCCCGTCTGGACCACGTGGGTATCCTGCTGGAAGACATTACGGGCGAGGTGGCGCTGGCCATCGCCGAGGCCAATATCCCGGTAAAACCGGGGCAGGTGGAACTGAACCCCGCGGGCAGCCTGCCGCTGCGCAGTTATGTGGGGCCTTACGACCCCCGCCTGCACGCGCAGCGCTGCGGCGGGCGTCACGACCTGGCAAGCCTCGCCATTATTCCGCTGCGCCGCGGCGAGCAACCCCTGGGCGCGCTGGTCCTGGGCAGCCGGGATCCGCAGCGTTATCTGGCGGGCCTGGATACCTACTTCCTGGAAGAGCTGGCGGCGGTGACCGCGGTATGCATTGAAAACGCCCTGAACCTGCGCAGGCTGCGGGAACTGGGGCTGACCGATTCCCTTACCGGCCTGCGCAATCGCCGCTACTTTGACGAGCAACTGCCCCTGGAGTGTGCCCGGGCCCAGAGAGAGGGCGGGGTGCTGGCGTGCCTTTTCGTGGACATCGACCACTTCAAGACGGTCAATGACGCACACGGCCATTCCGTGGGCGACCGGGTGATCCGGGATGTGGCCCAGCGTATCGCGCGCCATGTGCGGCCGTTCGACATGCTGGCCCGCTACGGGGGCGAGGAGTTCGTGGTGCTGCTCACCCGCCTGGAGTTTGGCGCGGTTCTCGAGGTGGCCGAGCGCATCCGGGCCGCCGTGGCGGGCCATCCGGTGGTGGTCGAGGAGGACCTGGATCTGTCGGTGACGGTGTCTCTGGGTGCGGCTCAGTGCGCGGTGGTCCATGGAGTTGCCGTTGATCCAGCCTCGGCCGGCCGCGCCCTGGTCGATGCCGCTGACCAGGCACTTCTGCGCGCCAAGCAGGAGGGCCGCAACCGGGTCGTCATCGGGCAGTCGCTGACCACCCATGCCGGGTACGGGGTGAGGGAACCGGGGCAGATATACGACCGGTTCCGGATGTGA
- the hprK gene encoding HPr(Ser) kinase/phosphatase has translation MSESLTVRSLVDAMDERLGLQWVAGLKGSERRLARHTQMEGPISLVGHLNLIHPNQVQVLGKDEVAYLSGLRRNSQRDVLEQLTSGQSVLLIIADGQEPPAALREQAEDCNLPLLCTPLPSYELINILRYFFSNKLAETITLHGVFMEVMGIGALITGNSSVGKSELALELISRGHRLIADDAPEFARITPDTLRGTCPPVLQDFLEVRGLGVLNIRSMYGDSAIKDSKYLRLIVRLFDLGHPEEPEGDRLHGGRQTRVILGLEIPVINLPVAPGRNLAVMVEAAVRNHLLRLKGYYAGEDLAARQRRAMQEDGS, from the coding sequence ATGAGCGAGTCGCTCACCGTTCGTTCCCTGGTGGACGCCATGGACGAACGACTGGGCCTGCAATGGGTTGCCGGTCTGAAGGGCAGCGAACGCAGGCTGGCACGGCACACCCAGATGGAGGGGCCGATCTCGCTGGTGGGCCATCTCAACCTGATCCATCCCAATCAGGTCCAGGTCCTGGGCAAGGACGAGGTGGCCTACCTGTCGGGCCTTCGCAGGAACTCACAACGCGATGTGCTCGAACAGCTCACCAGTGGTCAGTCCGTGCTGCTGATCATCGCCGACGGGCAGGAGCCCCCGGCAGCCCTTCGGGAACAGGCCGAGGACTGCAACCTTCCTTTGTTATGCACACCGCTTCCCAGCTATGAACTCATCAATATCCTGCGTTACTTCTTCAGCAACAAGCTGGCGGAAACCATCACGCTGCACGGTGTGTTCATGGAGGTCATGGGCATCGGCGCGCTCATTACCGGCAACAGCAGCGTCGGCAAGAGCGAACTGGCCCTGGAGCTCATCAGTCGCGGACACCGGCTGATCGCCGACGATGCCCCGGAATTTGCGCGCATCACCCCGGACACCCTGCGCGGAACCTGTCCGCCGGTGCTCCAGGATTTCCTTGAGGTGCGTGGCCTCGGGGTCCTCAACATCCGTTCCATGTATGGCGACAGCGCCATCAAGGACAGCAAATATCTGCGCCTGATCGTTCGGTTGTTCGACCTGGGCCACCCGGAAGAACCGGAAGGTGACCGCCTGCACGGGGGCCGGCAGACACGGGTCATCCTCGGTCTGGAGATACCGGTAATCAATCTGCCGGTCGCACCGGGCCGCAACCTGGCCGTGATGGTGGAGGCCGCCGTTAGAAATCACCTGCTGCGCCTGAAGGGCTATTATGCAGGTGAGGATCTGGCCGCCCGTCAGCGTCGCGCCATGCAGGAGGATGGCTCGTGA
- a CDS encoding calcium/sodium antiporter — translation MLTSLAAVIFGFAVLIWSADRFIYGAAALARNLGVSPLLIGLTVVGFGTSAPELLVSAFAAAQGNPGLAVGNALGSNIANIALILGITALVSPLVVGSRILRREMPLLLGVMAFAGLLLFRDGYLGRLDGVLLLAGLAGVLAWVIHDGLRGRSDTTDPIHAEFDKEIPREVPTPRALIWLALGLLLLLISARVLVWGAVNVAETLGVSDLIIGLTIIAIGTSLPELAASVMAVRHGEPDIAIGNVIGSNIFNLLAVLAFPGLLHPAAVPGEVLTRDFPVMAGLTVLLLLMAFRIRRPGRIGRPGGLLLLATFVGYLVWLGYSM, via the coding sequence GTGCTTACATCCCTTGCCGCCGTCATTTTCGGGTTTGCCGTGCTCATCTGGAGCGCGGACCGTTTCATCTACGGGGCGGCAGCACTGGCCCGCAACCTGGGGGTGTCACCCCTGCTGATCGGCCTGACGGTGGTGGGTTTCGGCACCTCGGCACCGGAACTGCTGGTCTCCGCCTTCGCCGCCGCGCAAGGCAATCCGGGGCTCGCCGTGGGCAACGCGCTTGGCTCCAACATCGCCAACATCGCACTGATCCTCGGGATCACCGCGCTGGTCTCGCCCCTGGTGGTGGGTTCGCGCATCCTGCGCCGCGAGATGCCCCTGCTGCTCGGCGTGATGGCGTTCGCGGGCCTGCTGCTGTTCCGGGACGGGTACCTGGGCCGGCTGGACGGCGTACTCCTGCTGGCCGGACTGGCGGGGGTACTGGCCTGGGTGATTCACGACGGGCTGCGCGGACGCAGCGACACCACGGACCCGATCCACGCCGAATTCGACAAGGAGATCCCGAGGGAGGTGCCGACGCCGCGGGCGCTTATCTGGCTGGCACTGGGCCTGCTGCTGCTTCTGATCAGCGCCCGGGTGCTGGTCTGGGGGGCGGTCAACGTGGCCGAGACCCTCGGTGTGAGCGACCTCATCATCGGGCTCACGATCATCGCCATCGGCACCAGTCTGCCGGAACTGGCGGCATCGGTGATGGCCGTCCGCCACGGAGAACCCGACATCGCAATCGGCAACGTGATCGGCTCTAACATCTTCAATCTCCTGGCGGTTCTGGCCTTCCCGGGCCTGCTTCACCCGGCAGCGGTGCCCGGGGAGGTGCTCACCCGCGATTTCCCGGTGATGGCCGGCCTCACTGTGCTGTTGCTGCTCATGGCCTTCCGCATCAGGCGCCCGGGGCGCATCGGACGCCCCGGCGGCCTTCTGCTGCTGGCGACGTTTGTGGGCTATCTGGTGTGGTTGGGATACAGTATGTAG
- a CDS encoding PTS sugar transporter subunit IIA: MAVGLLIITHNHIGEDLLSTARSMLGQLPLDTAWLAVSQAGDPDELLTQALVQHRRLNAGDGVLVLTDMYGSTPSNIATRLLQQPKTQVIAGINLPMLVRVLNYPQLRLHELVNKAISGGHDGIVLCETEC, encoded by the coding sequence ATGGCAGTCGGCCTGTTGATCATCACGCACAACCATATCGGTGAGGACCTGCTCAGCACGGCCAGATCCATGCTCGGTCAGCTGCCGCTGGATACCGCCTGGCTGGCGGTGTCCCAGGCAGGTGATCCCGACGAACTGCTGACCCAGGCCCTGGTGCAACACCGTCGGCTCAATGCGGGTGACGGGGTGCTGGTACTGACGGACATGTACGGCTCCACACCGAGCAACATCGCCACCCGGCTGCTGCAACAGCCCAAGACCCAGGTAATCGCGGGGATCAACCTGCCCATGCTGGTGAGGGTGCTCAACTACCCGCAACTGCGCCTGCACGAACTGGTGAACAAGGCGATCAGCGGAGGCCACGACGGTATCGTGCTGTGCGAGACCGAGTGCTGA
- the lptB gene encoding LPS export ABC transporter ATP-binding protein: protein MSQLAAWDLVKRYRRRTPVAGVSLHVDSGEVVGLLGPNGAGKTTCFYMIVGLVPSDAGRIVLNDRDLTPFPMHARARMGIGYLPQEASVFRKLSAADNILAVLETRRDLDAEQRGEHLEALLEELQIAHIRESLGVSLSGGERRRVEIARALATEPAFILLDEPFAGVDPLSVVEIQRIITHLKDRGIGVLITDHNVREILGICDRAYIMNEGRIFAEGPPEALLANEQVRKTYLGEHFRL, encoded by the coding sequence ATGAGCCAGTTGGCGGCCTGGGACCTGGTCAAGCGTTACCGCCGGCGCACCCCGGTCGCCGGCGTATCGCTGCACGTGGACAGCGGTGAAGTGGTCGGACTGCTTGGGCCGAATGGTGCCGGCAAGACCACCTGCTTTTACATGATCGTCGGGCTGGTGCCCAGCGATGCCGGCCGGATTGTGCTCAACGACCGGGATCTCACCCCTTTCCCCATGCATGCGCGTGCGCGAATGGGCATCGGCTACCTGCCCCAGGAAGCCTCCGTGTTCCGCAAGCTCTCCGCCGCCGACAACATCCTCGCGGTGCTCGAGACACGGCGTGACCTGGACGCCGAGCAGCGCGGCGAACACCTGGAAGCACTGCTGGAGGAACTCCAGATCGCCCACATCCGGGAGAGTCTCGGCGTCAGTCTCTCCGGCGGCGAACGGCGCCGGGTGGAGATCGCCCGGGCACTCGCCACGGAACCGGCATTCATCCTGCTGGACGAGCCCTTCGCCGGCGTGGACCCGCTGTCGGTCGTGGAGATTCAGCGCATCATCACCCATCTCAAGGACCGGGGCATTGGCGTTCTCATCACCGATCACAATGTACGTGAAATCCTGGGCATCTGTGACCGGGCCTACATCATGAACGAAGGAAGGATCTTCGCCGAGGGGCCGCCCGAGGCCCTGCTCGCCAACGAGCAGGTGCGGAAAACCTACCTGGGAGAACATTTCAGACTGTGA
- the lptC gene encoding LPS export ABC transporter periplasmic protein LptC — MSLQRITLVLVITTVAAVGFWLGRDAEERLELFLAPSAHTPELFMEHFTTLVTGSDGAPRYRLSGERMEQYQLDGSSLVDTPVMVIHREDGADWTVSSEQGWISPRGDEVHLLGTVHMTRPAMEQDPALDIHTRDVTVWPGPRRADTEAHVAIRSALYRVDGTGMRADLETSELELLHEADGTYFP, encoded by the coding sequence ATGAGCCTGCAGCGCATCACACTGGTGCTGGTGATCACCACCGTCGCGGCCGTCGGGTTCTGGCTGGGCCGGGATGCCGAGGAACGACTCGAGCTGTTCCTGGCACCATCCGCGCATACGCCGGAACTGTTCATGGAGCATTTCACCACCCTGGTCACGGGTTCCGACGGAGCACCGCGCTACCGGCTCTCCGGCGAGCGCATGGAGCAGTATCAGCTCGACGGCAGCAGCCTGGTGGACACGCCGGTGATGGTGATACACCGAGAGGACGGGGCGGACTGGACCGTGAGTTCGGAACAGGGATGGATCTCCCCCCGGGGCGACGAGGTTCACCTGCTGGGGACGGTGCACATGACACGGCCCGCCATGGAACAGGATCCCGCCCTGGACATCCACACCCGGGATGTCACGGTCTGGCCGGGCCCCCGGCGCGCGGATACCGAGGCCCACGTGGCAATCCGAAGCGCGCTCTACCGGGTGGACGGCACGGGCATGCGCGCCGACCTGGAAACCAGTGAACTGGAGTTGCTCCATGAGGCCGATGGCACGTACTTCCCTTGA
- the lptA gene encoding lipopolysaccharide transport periplasmic protein LptA, translated as MARTSLDRLRSPRWPVLCLAVILAATFIQAAAGSERDLPVRIQSDTARLDDQRGVSVYRGNVVVTQGELVIRSDVLTVYTPGRALTRMEAEGDLVTLRTLTEDGREVHAESRHMDYLAEDRQVVLTGQARIWQAEDEFRGDRIVYDLDRETLDAAAGDAGRVEVIITPREAQ; from the coding sequence ATGGCACGTACTTCCCTTGACAGACTCCGTTCACCACGCTGGCCGGTCCTGTGCCTGGCCGTGATTCTGGCCGCCACGTTCATCCAGGCCGCGGCCGGCTCGGAACGCGACCTCCCTGTCCGAATCCAGTCCGACACCGCCAGGCTGGATGATCAGCGCGGCGTGAGTGTCTACCGGGGTAACGTGGTGGTCACCCAGGGCGAGCTGGTCATCCGCTCCGACGTCCTCACCGTGTACACCCCGGGGCGCGCGCTCACACGCATGGAAGCCGAGGGCGATCTCGTCACCCTGCGAACCCTCACCGAAGACGGCCGCGAGGTCCATGCCGAATCCCGGCACATGGATTACCTGGCCGAGGATCGTCAGGTGGTCCTGACAGGGCAGGCGCGCATCTGGCAGGCGGAAGACGAATTCAGGGGCGATCGCATCGTTTACGATCTTGACCGGGAGACCCTGGATGCCGCCGCGGGTGACGCAGGCCGGGTGGAGGTCATCATCACTCCACGGGAAGCTCAATGA
- the rapZ gene encoding RNase adapter RapZ, which produces MKLIIVSGLSGSGKTVALHALEDAGYYCVDNLHLGLLTAFVRQLMTPKLQLYETAAVGIDARSGIEELDHFGEIIDEIRNLGVDLQIIFLRADEEILLRRFSETRRKHPLARRGMPLMEAINLERSLLSRIAVRADLIVDTTRTNVHQLTHLVRDRVEQAGDQALSLLFQSFGFKHGAPVDSDFVFDVRCLPNPYWEPMLRRLTGLDADVASFLGQYQVVDRMFDSLRDFLEQWIPCFESEHRSYMTVSLGCTGGQHRSVYLAERLARHFRESRGTDVSTRHRELS; this is translated from the coding sequence GTGAAACTGATCATCGTCAGCGGACTGTCCGGCTCCGGCAAGACCGTGGCCCTGCATGCCCTGGAGGATGCCGGCTATTATTGCGTGGACAACCTCCACCTGGGCCTGCTCACCGCCTTCGTACGCCAGCTCATGACGCCGAAGCTGCAGCTCTACGAAACCGCCGCGGTGGGCATTGACGCGCGCAGCGGCATCGAGGAACTGGACCACTTTGGAGAGATCATCGACGAGATCCGCAACCTGGGTGTTGATCTGCAGATCATCTTCCTGCGGGCGGATGAAGAGATCCTGCTGCGCCGCTTCAGCGAGACCCGCCGCAAGCACCCCCTGGCCCGGCGCGGCATGCCCCTGATGGAGGCCATCAATCTGGAGCGCAGTCTGCTGTCCCGGATCGCGGTGCGCGCTGACCTGATCGTGGACACCACGCGCACGAATGTGCACCAGCTCACCCATCTTGTCCGCGACCGGGTCGAGCAGGCGGGAGATCAGGCGCTTTCCCTACTGTTCCAGTCTTTCGGGTTCAAACATGGCGCGCCGGTGGACTCGGATTTCGTCTTCGATGTACGCTGTCTGCCCAATCCCTACTGGGAACCCATGCTGCGCCGCCTCACAGGACTGGACGCCGACGTGGCATCCTTCCTGGGGCAATACCAGGTGGTCGACAGGATGTTTGACAGCCTACGGGATTTTCTCGAACAGTGGATACCCTGCTTCGAGTCGGAGCATCGCAGCTATATGACCGTCTCCCTGGGATGTACCGGCGGACAGCATCGCTCGGTCTACCTGGCCGAGCGCCTGGCCCGGCACTTCAGGGAAAGTCGCGGCACCGACGTCAGCACGCGTCACCGCGAACTGAGTTGA
- the hpf gene encoding ribosome hibernation-promoting factor, HPF/YfiA family: MQIDLTGHHVDLTQALRDYVHEKFERLERHFDNVIDVHVILTVEKLQHKAEATMLVTGNNLFADATHQDMYAAIDALVDKLDRQVVKHKEKLKDHHRAEGSHRNHGE; this comes from the coding sequence ATGCAGATCGACCTGACCGGACATCATGTAGACCTTACCCAGGCACTGCGCGATTATGTTCACGAGAAATTCGAGCGCCTGGAGCGTCACTTCGACAATGTCATCGATGTGCACGTGATCCTCACGGTGGAGAAGCTTCAGCACAAGGCCGAGGCCACCATGCTGGTAACCGGAAACAACCTGTTTGCCGACGCCACGCATCAGGACATGTACGCAGCCATCGACGCACTCGTGGACAAGCTGGATCGCCAGGTGGTCAAGCACAAGGAGAAACTGAAGGATCATCACCGCGCGGAAGGATCACACCGCAACCACGGGGAATAA
- a CDS encoding RNA polymerase factor sigma-54: protein MLKPSVQLRLGQSLTMTPQLQQAIRLLQLSTLELQAQIQETLETNPMLESVEGEAESTEPDHTSGASDSAPNGEAAPELEGLPGPDERGAGEDIPEDLPVDSNWEDIYDVAPLGASGNRPEYEGRDLFENQSGAGESLREHLMWQLNLMHMSEEDRAIAMALVDAISEDGYLTEPMESIQASLSGDMEMDLPVEEIEAVLHLVQQLDPVGSGARDLSECLLIQLRQLPADTRWLNEAKLLVRDHLESLGSRDYRQLTRALHVGEHELQQIISLIRGLNPRPGTLISNDTPQYVIPDVFVRRHEGRWQVELNPDIAPRLRVNPLYASFVRRADSSQDNVYMRNHLQEARWFIKSLQSRNETLLRVASAIVEQQRGFLEHGEEAMKPLVLRDIAEQLDMHESTISRVTTQKYMHTPRGIFEFKYFFSSHVGTADGGECSATAIRAMIRKLISEEPCGKPMSDSKIAAILVERGIHVARRTVAKYREGMAIPPSNERKRLV, encoded by the coding sequence ATGCTCAAACCTTCCGTCCAGCTGCGTCTAGGCCAGAGCCTGACCATGACGCCCCAGCTGCAACAGGCTATTCGCCTGCTGCAGCTCTCCACGCTGGAACTCCAGGCCCAGATCCAGGAAACCCTGGAGACCAACCCCATGCTGGAAAGCGTGGAGGGCGAAGCCGAAAGCACCGAGCCCGACCACACCTCCGGTGCATCGGACAGCGCCCCCAATGGCGAGGCGGCGCCGGAGTTGGAAGGCCTCCCCGGCCCTGATGAGCGTGGTGCCGGCGAGGACATCCCCGAAGACCTGCCGGTGGACAGCAACTGGGAGGACATCTACGACGTCGCGCCCCTCGGCGCGTCCGGTAATCGGCCCGAGTACGAGGGTCGCGACCTGTTCGAGAACCAGAGCGGCGCGGGCGAGTCGCTTCGCGAGCACCTCATGTGGCAGCTCAACCTGATGCACATGAGCGAGGAGGACCGCGCCATCGCCATGGCACTGGTGGATGCGATCAGCGAAGACGGCTACCTGACCGAGCCCATGGAGTCCATCCAGGCGAGCCTGTCCGGCGACATGGAGATGGATCTGCCCGTGGAGGAGATCGAGGCGGTCCTGCACCTGGTGCAGCAACTGGATCCGGTGGGCAGCGGCGCGCGTGACCTGTCGGAGTGCCTGCTGATCCAGCTCCGGCAACTGCCCGCGGACACCCGCTGGCTCAACGAGGCGAAGCTGCTGGTTCGCGACCACCTGGAAAGTCTGGGTTCCCGGGATTACCGTCAGCTCACCCGGGCCCTGCACGTCGGCGAGCACGAACTGCAACAGATCATCAGCCTGATCCGGGGCCTCAACCCCCGGCCCGGCACACTGATCAGCAACGACACACCCCAGTACGTGATCCCCGACGTGTTCGTGCGCAGGCACGAAGGGCGATGGCAGGTGGAGCTCAATCCGGATATCGCCCCACGTCTGAGGGTCAACCCGCTGTACGCAAGTTTCGTGCGCCGCGCGGATTCCAGCCAGGACAACGTCTACATGCGCAACCATCTCCAGGAGGCGCGCTGGTTCATCAAGAGCCTCCAGAGCCGCAACGAGACGCTGCTGCGGGTAGCCAGCGCCATCGTCGAACAGCAGCGCGGCTTCCTCGAGCATGGCGAGGAGGCCATGAAGCCGCTGGTGCTTCGCGATATCGCCGAACAGCTGGACATGCACGAATCCACCATCTCCCGGGTCACCACGCAGAAGTACATGCACACCCCCCGGGGAATCTTCGAGTTCAAGTACTTCTTCTCCAGCCATGTGGGTACCGCGGACGGCGGTGAATGCTCCGCGACCGCGATCCGCGCCATGATCCGGAAGCTGATCTCCGAGGAGCCTTGCGGCAAACCCATGAGCGACAGCAAGATTGCCGCAATACTGGTGGAACGCGGCATTCACGTGGCCCGCCGGACAGTTGCCAAGTACCGGGAAGGCATGGCCATCCCGCCGTCCAACGAGCGCAAGCGCCTCGTTTGA
- a CDS encoding KdsC family phosphatase, with protein MTEDPTQLAKDIRLVLFDVDGVLTDGSLFLGDGGEQYKAFNSRDGHGMRMLVDSGVKVGILTGRTSDVVTHRMRDLGIDLVVQGRRDKLDALGGLLQQAGASEETTAFVGDDIVDLPVMRRVRLAIAVADAHPLVRQHAQWVTALPGGRGAAREVCEFIMQAQGSLERMLAPYLK; from the coding sequence ATGACCGAAGATCCCACCCAACTCGCCAAGGATATCCGCCTCGTCCTGTTCGACGTCGACGGCGTGCTCACCGACGGCAGCCTGTTTCTTGGCGACGGGGGCGAGCAGTACAAGGCATTCAACTCCAGGGACGGGCATGGCATGCGCATGCTGGTGGACAGCGGGGTGAAGGTGGGCATTCTCACCGGGCGCACCTCGGACGTGGTGACCCACCGCATGCGCGATCTGGGCATCGACCTGGTGGTGCAGGGGCGGCGCGACAAGCTCGACGCCCTGGGCGGCCTGCTGCAGCAGGCGGGGGCGAGCGAGGAGACCACCGCCTTCGTGGGTGACGACATCGTCGACCTGCCGGTCATGCGCCGGGTGCGGCTGGCCATCGCCGTGGCCGATGCCCACCCCCTGGTACGACAGCATGCCCAGTGGGTGACGGCCCTGCCCGGCGGGAGAGGGGCGGCCCGGGAGGTGTGCGAGTTCATCATGCAGGCCCAGGGCAGCCTGGAGCGCATGCTGGCGCCCTACCTGAAATGA
- a CDS encoding HPr family phosphocarrier protein: MIERELTIINRLGMHARAAAKFVSLASQFQSEIELERGGRRVNGKSIMGVMMLAASRGSTIRLLARGDDEQSAIEALTELVETRFGEAE, encoded by the coding sequence ATGATCGAACGCGAACTGACCATTATCAACCGCCTGGGCATGCATGCCCGGGCCGCCGCCAAATTCGTCAGCCTGGCCAGCCAGTTTCAGAGCGAGATCGAACTGGAGCGGGGCGGCCGGAGAGTCAACGGCAAGAGCATCATGGGCGTCATGATGCTGGCCGCGAGCCGCGGCTCCACCATTCGGCTGCTGGCCCGGGGTGACGACGAACAGTCCGCCATTGAGGCGCTGACAGAACTCGTCGAAACCCGGTTCGGAGAAGCGGAGTAA
- a CDS encoding KpsF/GutQ family sugar-phosphate isomerase, whose translation MKLHPDQTRELALAVLDTEARSILDLKARIDDRFIRACEYLLACTGRIVVTGMGKSGHIGSKIAATLASTGSPAFFVHPGEASHGDLGMITSGDAVLALSNSGETDELLTILPIIRRLGVPLIAMTGNTESSLAREATVHLDISVAREACPLGLAPTSSTTATLALGDALAVALLEARGFTADDFARSHPGGRLGRRLLLHVADIMHTGDRIPRVHAEAPLREALLEITRQGLGMTVVVDRNEHVIGVYTDGDLRRTLDRGIDLFATSIGDVMTRTFKRANPGMLAVEALKIMEDHKISALPVTDENDTLVGALNMHDLLRAGVV comes from the coding sequence ATGAAATTGCATCCCGACCAGACCCGTGAACTTGCTCTTGCGGTGCTCGATACCGAGGCCCGGTCCATCCTGGACCTGAAGGCCAGGATCGATGACCGGTTCATCCGTGCCTGCGAGTATCTGCTGGCCTGCACCGGGCGAATCGTGGTGACGGGCATGGGCAAGTCCGGTCACATCGGCAGCAAGATCGCCGCGACGCTGGCCAGCACCGGCTCGCCCGCATTTTTCGTGCACCCGGGCGAGGCCAGCCACGGGGACCTCGGCATGATTACCTCGGGCGACGCGGTGCTTGCCCTGTCCAACTCCGGCGAGACGGATGAACTGCTCACCATCCTGCCCATTATCCGGCGCCTCGGCGTACCCCTGATCGCCATGACCGGGAACACGGAATCGAGTCTCGCCCGGGAAGCGACGGTACACCTGGACATCAGCGTGGCCAGGGAGGCCTGCCCCCTTGGGCTCGCCCCCACCTCCAGCACCACCGCAACCCTGGCGCTGGGTGATGCGCTTGCGGTCGCGCTCCTGGAGGCACGGGGATTCACGGCTGACGATTTCGCCCGCTCCCATCCGGGCGGGCGGCTGGGCCGTCGCCTGCTGCTCCACGTGGCCGACATCATGCACACGGGAGACCGCATACCCCGCGTGCATGCCGAGGCTCCGTTGCGCGAGGCGCTGCTGGAGATCACCCGCCAGGGGCTGGGCATGACCGTGGTGGTGGATCGCAATGAGCATGTGATCGGCGTCTATACCGACGGGGACCTGCGCCGCACCCTGGACCGGGGCATCGATCTGTTCGCCACATCCATCGGCGACGTGATGACCCGCACCTTCAAGCGGGCGAACCCCGGCATGCTCGCGGTGGAAGCCCTGAAAATCATGGAAGACCACAAGATCAGCGCCCTGCCGGTGACTGACGAGAACGACACCCTGGTGGGCGCATTGAACATGCATGACCTGCTGAGGGCGGGCGTTGTATGA
- a CDS encoding PTS sugar transporter subunit IIA: MNISDLLAPDRVVCSNEVSSKKRAIEMLSELLASSSPELAVGEIFDSLLSRERLGSTGLGRGVAIPHGRVSGIDNAVAAMLKLDRGVDYDAPDKEPVDILFALLVPRESTDEHLQILATLAHMFADSTTLAHLRDAEDSDALLSQVSRWKGGGESE, translated from the coding sequence ATGAACATCAGTGATCTGTTGGCCCCCGACCGGGTCGTATGCAGCAACGAGGTCAGCAGCAAGAAGCGGGCGATCGAGATGCTGAGTGAACTGCTGGCATCCAGCAGTCCGGAACTCGCCGTCGGGGAGATTTTCGACAGCCTCCTGTCCCGTGAACGTCTCGGCAGCACCGGACTCGGCCGCGGCGTGGCGATCCCCCACGGCCGCGTCTCGGGCATCGACAACGCGGTCGCCGCCATGCTCAAACTTGACCGGGGCGTGGACTACGACGCCCCGGACAAGGAGCCGGTGGACATTCTGTTCGCCCTGCTGGTGCCCCGGGAGTCCACCGATGAGCATCTGCAGATCCTTGCCACGCTGGCACACATGTTCGCCGACTCGACGACCCTCGCCCACCTGCGCGACGCCGAGGACAGCGATGCCCTGCTCTCCCAGGTGAGTCGCTGGAAGGGCGGCGGGGAAAGCGAATAG